One Thermoanaerobacterium sp. PSU-2 DNA window includes the following coding sequences:
- a CDS encoding helix-turn-helix domain-containing protein produces the protein MDNDVKQKIAYFKFSLIAPLINENYTQETAKEYMEVITSKVYDVPSLGKREFSPNTIKTWLYCYRKYGFEGLYPKSRCDKGTSRILTDDVKAYIKNLKLDNPRRSAKSIYRNF, from the coding sequence ATGGATAATGATGTTAAACAAAAAATTGCTTACTTTAAATTTTCTTTGATAGCACCGCTTATCAATGAAAATTACACTCAGGAAACTGCAAAAGAATATATGGAGGTTATTACTTCTAAAGTTTATGATGTGCCTTCATTAGGTAAAAGAGAATTTTCTCCTAATACAATTAAGACATGGCTTTACTGTTACAGAAAATATGGATTTGAAGGTTTATATCCAAAAAGCAGATGCGACAAAGGTACTTCGAGAATTTTAACTGATGATGTTAAAGCCTATATTAAAAATCTAAAACTCGATAATCCAAGAAGATCAGCTAAATCAATCTATAGGAACTTTTAG